The proteins below come from a single Halictus rubicundus isolate RS-2024b chromosome 13, iyHalRubi1_principal, whole genome shotgun sequence genomic window:
- the Gsts4 gene encoding glutathione S-transferase S4, protein MRCAFRLAKMAKYKLTYFNVMGLGEPIRFLLSYGGVDFEDVRLEHSSAEWTAMKTTTPFGQLPTLEFDGKVYSQTLPICQYLAEQFCLRGATDLDDLEIDGIANALHDFRRLVVSNYYREADPVLKAKKKTDVFSRVIPFYLNTLEALVQKNGGYLYNGQLTYADLFFVAISDSLTTAYEADITKDHPNLKALIDKILSIPRIKAWVEKRPKLLF, encoded by the exons ATGCGTTGTGCTTTCAGATTAGCAAAAATGGCGAAGTACAAGTTGACATACTTCAACGTTATGGGTCTGGGGGAGCCCATAAGGTTCCTGTTGAGCTACGGCGGCGTCGACTTCGAGGACGTTCGATTGGAACACTCGTCTGCCGAATGGACCGCCATGAAGACAA CGACCCCGTTCGGCCAGCTGCCCACGTTGGAATTCGACGGGAAAGTTTACTCGCAGACGTTGCCTATTTGCCAATATCTTGCCGAACAGTTTTGTCTGCGTGGGGCGACCGATCTCGACGACCTGGAAATCGATGGAATCGCGAACGCCCTCCATGACTTCAGGAGAC TCGTGGTATCGAACTACTACAGAGAAGCCGATCCGGTCTTGAAAGCTAAAAAGAAGACGGACGTGTTCTCGAGGGTGATACCGTTCTACCTGAACACTCTGGAGGCTCTGGTCCAGAAAAATGGCGGCTACCTGTACAACGGACAG TTGACCTACGCGGATCTATTTTTCGTCGCCATTTCGGACTCGTTGACCACAGCGTACGAGGCCGACATAACGAAGGATCATCCTAACTTGAAGGCACTGATAGACAAGATTCTATCGATTCCACGCATCAAAGCGTGGGTGGAGAAGCGACCGAAGCTACTGTTTTAG